A single region of the Quadrisphaera setariae genome encodes:
- a CDS encoding DNA recombination protein RmuC, translating into MDALSLVVVLLALVAGVAIGAAGAWQVVTGRERLASAQVVAERDILAARASALEARLAAEHEEERELAAVLAPVSSSVARIERQVQQLERERAEQYGRLGAQLQQVAASGEALRHQTESLAGALRSPNVRGAWGEVQLRRVVEHAGMLERVDFDVQAVGINGDGEAVRPDAVVHLPGGKHVVVDAKAPLAAFLNARDGLAPGAALGERRAAAAATEHARALRGHVDALAGKQYWTAFQPAPEIVICFVPGEAFLASACEADPALLEHAMARKVVLATPTTLLALLRTVAITWQQAALSDGARELFTIGRELHGRLATLGEHTGKLGRTLARAVDDYNKVVGTLETRVLVSARRMGALDLTDVTVPDVPVVETLPRPLTAPELVVPLSAHERGDEPEAAARTGAMADLTGWSLHAQRNP; encoded by the coding sequence GTGGACGCGCTCTCGCTCGTGGTGGTGCTGCTCGCCCTGGTGGCCGGGGTGGCGATCGGTGCTGCCGGCGCCTGGCAGGTGGTGACCGGGCGCGAGCGCTTGGCGTCTGCCCAGGTGGTCGCCGAGCGGGACATCCTCGCGGCACGGGCCTCGGCACTGGAGGCCCGGCTCGCCGCCGAGCACGAGGAGGAGCGCGAGCTCGCCGCCGTGCTCGCCCCGGTGAGCAGCTCGGTGGCGCGCATCGAGCGGCAGGTGCAGCAGCTCGAGCGCGAGCGGGCCGAGCAGTACGGGCGCCTCGGCGCGCAGCTGCAGCAGGTGGCCGCCTCCGGGGAGGCGCTGCGCCACCAGACCGAGTCGTTGGCGGGGGCCCTGCGCTCCCCCAACGTGCGCGGCGCCTGGGGCGAGGTGCAGCTGCGGCGCGTGGTCGAGCACGCCGGGATGCTCGAGCGGGTCGACTTCGACGTGCAGGCCGTCGGCATCAACGGCGACGGCGAGGCGGTCCGCCCCGATGCCGTGGTCCACCTGCCCGGGGGCAAGCACGTCGTGGTGGACGCCAAGGCGCCGCTGGCCGCCTTCCTCAACGCGCGCGACGGGCTCGCGCCCGGGGCCGCGCTGGGCGAGCGGCGCGCCGCGGCGGCCGCCACCGAGCACGCTCGCGCGCTGAGGGGCCACGTCGACGCCCTGGCCGGCAAGCAGTACTGGACGGCGTTCCAGCCGGCCCCGGAGATCGTCATCTGCTTCGTGCCCGGTGAGGCGTTCCTCGCCTCGGCCTGCGAGGCCGACCCGGCCCTGCTCGAGCACGCCATGGCCCGCAAGGTGGTGCTCGCCACGCCCACCACGCTGCTGGCGCTGCTGCGCACCGTGGCCATCACCTGGCAGCAGGCCGCCCTGTCCGACGGTGCGCGCGAGCTGTTCACCATCGGACGGGAGCTGCACGGGCGCCTCGCCACGCTCGGGGAGCACACGGGCAAGCTCGGCCGCACCCTGGCGCGCGCCGTCGACGACTACAACAAGGTGGTCGGCACCCTGGAGACCCGGGTGCTGGTGTCGGCGCGGCGCATGGGCGCGCTGGACCTCACCGACGTCACCGTGCCCGACGTGCCCGTGGTCGAGACGCTGCCCCGTCCGCTGACCGCCCCCGAGCTCGTGGTGCCGCTGTCCGCGCACGAGCGCGGCGACGAGCCCGAGGCGGCGGCCAGGACTGGAGCCATGGCGGACCTCACCGGGTGGTCGCTGCACGCCCAGCGGAACCCGTGA
- a CDS encoding glycoside hydrolase family 15 protein → MPERERYLPIEEHGIIGDLRTTALVGTDGTVDWYCPARFDAPSLFASLLDAERGGSFRLSARTASRPKQLYLPDTNILLTRFLGKDAVGEVIDFMVPETSSVAAPRDLLVRRARAVRGRAVFTLDCSPAFDYGRARHEVRLVDGVGAVFTSPAGRFVLRVKPPVELRVTDGGQGGPGVVAEFALEDGEQVDVVLEWRGDVRPLADGEVDELFDTTSDYWQRWSAQSRYRGRWREVVQRSALTLKLLVYHPTGALVAAPTTSLPEALGGSRNWDYRYAWLRDAAFTTYGLMRLGYLDEASAFMDWVQRRCEAADAERDVMIMYAVDGSEHIPEQVLDHLEGYRGSRPVRIGNNAVGQRQLDVYGELMDSVYLFNREVPISWDLWSTLSRRLDWLGDNWDTPDEGVWEVRGPRQRFTYSALMTWVAYDRAVRLARSRGLPAPTERWRRLGAKAYRFVQEECWDPELGAYTMYPGSRTLDASLLVMPLVKFSGPTDPRFLSTLDRIGDTLVADSLVSRYAIDGHDGLDDDEGTFNLCSFWYVEALTRAGRLREARLTFEKMLTYANHLGLYAEEIGPAGEALGNFPQAFTHLALISAAVNLDRALGG, encoded by the coding sequence GTGCCTGAGCGCGAGCGCTACCTGCCGATCGAGGAGCACGGGATCATCGGTGACCTGCGCACCACAGCGCTGGTCGGCACTGACGGCACCGTCGACTGGTACTGCCCGGCGCGCTTCGACGCGCCCTCGCTGTTCGCGTCCCTGCTCGACGCCGAGCGCGGCGGCTCGTTCCGCCTCAGCGCGCGGACCGCGTCGCGGCCCAAGCAGCTGTACCTGCCGGACACGAACATCCTGCTGACCCGGTTCCTCGGCAAGGACGCCGTCGGCGAGGTCATCGACTTCATGGTCCCGGAGACCTCCAGCGTCGCCGCCCCTCGCGACCTGCTGGTGCGCCGGGCGCGGGCGGTCCGCGGACGGGCCGTGTTCACCCTCGACTGCTCCCCGGCGTTCGACTACGGGCGGGCCCGGCACGAGGTGCGCTTGGTGGACGGCGTCGGGGCGGTCTTCACCTCACCCGCGGGGAGGTTCGTGCTGCGGGTCAAGCCGCCGGTGGAGCTGCGCGTCACCGACGGCGGCCAGGGCGGCCCCGGCGTCGTCGCCGAGTTCGCCCTGGAGGACGGCGAGCAGGTCGACGTCGTCCTGGAGTGGCGCGGTGACGTGCGTCCCCTAGCCGACGGCGAGGTGGACGAGCTCTTCGACACCACCAGCGACTACTGGCAGCGGTGGTCGGCGCAGTCGCGCTACCGCGGCCGCTGGCGCGAGGTGGTGCAGCGCTCCGCGCTGACGCTGAAGCTGCTCGTCTACCACCCCACCGGCGCGCTGGTGGCGGCGCCGACCACGTCGCTGCCGGAGGCGCTGGGCGGCTCCCGGAACTGGGACTACCGCTACGCGTGGCTGCGCGACGCCGCCTTCACCACCTACGGGCTCATGCGCCTGGGGTACCTGGACGAGGCGTCGGCGTTCATGGACTGGGTGCAGCGGCGCTGCGAGGCGGCCGACGCCGAGCGCGACGTCATGATCATGTACGCGGTGGACGGGAGCGAGCACATCCCCGAGCAGGTGCTCGACCACCTCGAGGGCTACCGCGGCTCGCGCCCCGTCCGCATCGGCAACAACGCCGTCGGTCAGCGCCAGCTCGACGTCTACGGCGAGCTGATGGACTCGGTCTACCTCTTCAACCGCGAGGTGCCCATCTCGTGGGACCTGTGGTCCACCCTGTCGCGCCGGCTGGACTGGCTCGGCGACAACTGGGACACCCCCGACGAGGGCGTCTGGGAGGTCCGCGGCCCGCGGCAGAGGTTCACGTACTCGGCGCTCATGACGTGGGTCGCGTACGACCGCGCCGTCCGCCTGGCCCGCTCCCGGGGCCTGCCGGCGCCCACCGAGCGGTGGCGGCGCCTGGGCGCCAAGGCCTACCGGTTCGTGCAGGAGGAGTGCTGGGACCCGGAGCTCGGGGCCTACACGATGTACCCCGGCAGCCGCACGCTCGACGCGTCGCTGCTTGTCATGCCGCTGGTGAAGTTCTCCGGTCCCACCGACCCGCGCTTCCTGTCCACGCTCGACAGGATCGGCGACACGCTCGTGGCGGACAGCCTGGTCTCCCGCTACGCCATCGACGGCCACGACGGTCTCGACGACGACGAGGGCACCTTCAACCTCTGCTCCTTCTGGTACGTGGAGGCGCTGACCCGGGCCGGGCGGCTCCGGGAAGCCCGCCTCACCTTCGAGAAGATGCTCACCTACGCCAACCACCTGGGGCTGTACGCCGAGGAGATCGGCCCGGCCGGTGAGGCGCTGGGCAACTTCCCGCAGGCCTTCACGCACCTGGCGCTCATCAGCGCCGCGGTGAACCTCGACCGCGCCCTCGGCGGCTGA